The proteins below are encoded in one region of Defluviitalea raffinosedens:
- a CDS encoding cyclic lactone autoinducer peptide: protein MKKNMLAALKWIGSVSLIFAGVIATPACFLFASQPKCPKSLQK, encoded by the coding sequence ATGAAGAAAAATATGTTAGCAGCATTAAAATGGATTGGAAGTGTTTCACTCATTTTTGCTGGTGTAATTGCAACTCCTGCATGCTTCTTATTTGCTTCTCAGCCCAAATGCCCAAAATCATTACAAAAATAA
- a CDS encoding response regulator: MTVLIVDDAAFVRTVLRNMIQQMGHTVVGEAFNGHDAVRKAKELKPDVITMDIVMPSMDGIEAVKEILKESPNAYILMCTAMGQKRMVIQAIMAGAKDFIVKPFNQDRLEEALIKCKRYLDLIK; the protein is encoded by the coding sequence ATGACAGTACTGATTGTAGATGATGCTGCATTTGTGCGAACAGTTTTGAGAAATATGATTCAGCAAATGGGGCATACAGTAGTCGGAGAAGCTTTCAACGGTCACGATGCTGTAAGAAAAGCAAAAGAGTTAAAGCCTGATGTAATTACAATGGATATCGTTATGCCTTCAATGGATGGAATCGAAGCGGTGAAGGAAATATTGAAGGAGTCACCAAATGCTTATATCTTAATGTGTACTGCAATGGGTCAAAAAAGAATGGTTATACAAGCAATTATGGCGGGAGCAAAAGATTTTATTGTCAAACCTTTTAATCAGGACCGGCTTGAGGAAGCTCTGATTAAATGTAAAAGATATTTGGATTTAATTAAATAA
- the cysE gene encoding serine O-acetyltransferase — protein sequence MGFIRDEINVIKERDPAIKMTAEVFLYPSFHAVLFHRVAHYLYNHKRYFLARLISQISRWITGIEIHPGAKIGKGLFIDHGMGVVIGETCEIGDNVTIYQGVTLGGTGKDKGKRHPTIGNNVMIGAGAKILGPFKVGDNSRIGSGTVVLSEVPENCTCVGVPGKIVRRDNQKVDPNKTLDQVKLPDPVQMEICGLRHQVEELEKRLLQLEKIMEGSGKHEDL from the coding sequence ATGGGTTTTATTAGGGATGAAATCAATGTAATTAAAGAAAGGGATCCGGCAATAAAAATGACTGCAGAAGTTTTCTTGTATCCCAGTTTCCATGCTGTTCTGTTTCATAGGGTTGCCCACTATTTATACAATCATAAGCGGTATTTTTTAGCAAGACTAATATCGCAAATATCCAGGTGGATAACAGGTATAGAAATCCATCCTGGTGCTAAAATAGGCAAAGGATTGTTTATAGATCATGGTATGGGAGTTGTCATTGGTGAAACCTGTGAAATCGGAGATAATGTTACCATCTATCAGGGAGTTACTTTAGGAGGAACAGGAAAAGATAAAGGTAAAAGACATCCTACTATAGGAAATAATGTAATGATAGGAGCAGGAGCTAAAATACTGGGCCCCTTTAAAGTAGGAGATAATTCTCGTATAGGTTCAGGAACTGTAGTATTAAGCGAGGTGCCCGAAAATTGTACTTGTGTAGGAGTTCCGGGAAAAATTGTGAGGAGAGATAATCAAAAAGTCGATCCCAACAAAACTTTAGATCAGGTAAAATTGCCGGATCCTGTACAAATGGAAATCTGCGGCTTAAGACATCAGGTTGAAGAATTGGAAAAAAGATTGTTACAGTTGGAAAAAATAATGGAAGGAAGTGGGAAACATGAAGATTTATAA
- a CDS encoding LytR/AlgR family response regulator transcription factor, with protein sequence MKPNILIYNDNHLQRQNLIDFLRELDMPMEICEAENEENVLKKIKEQKFDVIIADIIIKEELTIDLIKKVKETYPFIYVVFVTAYKDFIMEAVSECHCYDYISKPVNKERFQGTMKLILKRILEESNLHKEEANQKNLVINYNNQSFIIPIDKILFIEQCGYLSIIHTVDGTYRCVSTLIRLYNELNEDFFLTHKSFLVNMKKVSHVSYNRRTSGDIFFENYDKTALLSVRKKSEFKKILLNYNKQ encoded by the coding sequence TTGAAACCGAATATTTTAATTTACAATGATAACCATCTTCAGCGACAAAACCTGATAGACTTCCTCAGAGAGCTGGATATGCCGATGGAAATCTGCGAAGCTGAAAATGAAGAAAATGTTTTAAAAAAAATCAAAGAGCAAAAATTCGATGTTATTATTGCAGATATTATCATAAAAGAAGAACTTACAATTGATCTTATAAAAAAGGTTAAAGAAACTTATCCATTTATATATGTTGTATTTGTCACAGCTTATAAAGATTTTATTATGGAAGCTGTTTCTGAATGCCACTGTTATGATTATATCTCAAAACCTGTTAATAAAGAAAGGTTTCAAGGCACTATGAAATTAATTCTAAAAAGAATTCTGGAAGAAAGCAATCTCCATAAAGAAGAAGCAAATCAAAAAAATCTCGTCATTAATTATAATAATCAATCCTTCATAATTCCTATAGATAAAATTCTTTTTATTGAACAATGTGGGTATCTTTCCATTATCCATACCGTCGATGGAACATATCGTTGCGTTTCCACTTTGATTCGTTTATATAACGAATTGAATGAAGACTTTTTCTTAACTCATAAAAGTTTCCTAGTAAATATGAAAAAAGTGAGCCATGTATCTTACAACAGGAGAACATCTGGAGACATCTTTTTTGAAAATTATGATAAAACTGCACTATTAAGTGTTCGAAAAAAATCAGAGTTCAAGAAAATACTACTAAATTATAACAAACAATAG
- a CDS encoding sensor histidine kinase, with the protein MLIFSLLQYIEGFSMYLIISTLSGLKGKISFPKFLFLALMHGSIYLILNEILPIQLQGFILLIVSILISSLILELDFILSVLTTLISVLVVMTIDLTAGMVFLGIMNMSASEMLANSFIRTTYTCIVQIIFLIIAFIINKKNITLPKKYFINKKTSILISSIFFAICIFTFLTFIIGTFINHVQPIIYISLAVIFISFSLVMYRLNQYVVSMAVKEMQLEDQRIYIEYIKELMNHLKAQRHEFINHINVLYGLVQIKDLSRLDAAKKYIESLNITIQGTSDIMATDEPVVSGLLVTKTAIAEQKNIEMDINIVDRITDTPLSLTEVSTILNNLINNAIEFSETLPEVNRYICVEVYGDENNVYIDVCNENNGQPIADTEKIFEKGFSTKPNHMEVRGFGLYNVKCIVEKHHGSITVDSDLHETSFKITLPKKK; encoded by the coding sequence ATGTTGATATTCTCTTTACTTCAGTATATTGAAGGTTTTTCAATGTATTTAATTATTTCTACTTTATCAGGATTAAAAGGTAAAATTTCTTTTCCGAAATTTCTTTTCCTGGCTTTAATGCATGGAAGTATTTACCTCATATTGAATGAAATTTTACCTATACAATTACAGGGATTTATTTTACTTATAGTTTCAATTCTCATTAGTTCTTTAATATTGGAACTGGATTTCATTTTATCTGTATTGACTACTCTTATATCTGTCTTAGTTGTGATGACAATAGATTTGACTGCAGGTATGGTATTCTTAGGAATTATGAATATGTCTGCTTCTGAAATGTTGGCTAATTCATTTATACGAACTACTTATACTTGTATCGTTCAAATCATCTTTTTAATTATTGCCTTTATAATTAATAAGAAAAATATAACTCTTCCAAAGAAATATTTTATCAATAAAAAAACAAGCATTTTGATTTCTTCAATTTTCTTCGCCATATGTATTTTTACATTTTTAACATTTATTATTGGTACTTTTATTAATCATGTTCAACCTATTATATATATTTCTTTGGCAGTTATCTTTATTTCTTTTTCATTAGTTATGTATAGACTCAATCAATATGTTGTTTCAATGGCAGTAAAAGAGATGCAATTAGAAGATCAACGTATTTATATTGAATATATTAAAGAACTCATGAATCATCTGAAAGCTCAAAGACATGAATTTATCAATCATATTAATGTATTATATGGTCTTGTTCAAATTAAGGATTTAAGTCGTTTAGATGCAGCTAAAAAATACATAGAAAGTTTGAACATCACCATCCAGGGAACTTCAGATATCATGGCAACAGATGAACCTGTCGTATCTGGTCTTCTTGTTACAAAAACCGCTATAGCCGAACAAAAAAACATAGAAATGGATATTAATATCGTTGATCGAATTACAGATACGCCATTATCGCTTACAGAAGTTTCTACAATACTTAATAATCTTATAAATAATGCCATAGAGTTTTCCGAAACACTTCCTGAAGTGAATCGCTACATATGTGTTGAAGTGTATGGTGATGAAAACAATGTCTACATAGATGTATGCAACGAAAACAACGGACAACCTATTGCAGACACTGAAAAAATCTTTGAAAAAGGCTTTTCTACTAAACCTAATCACATGGAAGTGAGAGGGTTTGGTCTATATAATGTAAAATGTATTGTAGAAAAGCATCATGGATCAATCACTGTCGACTCAGATCTACATGAGACTAGCTTTAAAATTACACTACCCAAAAAAAAATAA